The DNA region AAGTAAAGTATTTGCAACAACAGAAGAAGATTCAACAGTACTTTTATTACCTGTTCATTTATTACCAACTTGGCTAAAAGAACATCAGGACTTCAACGAACTTTTCTACAATCAGTTTAATCTAAGATATTCGGAGCTTTTAGACACAATAGGTAGCTTGTTATTGGATAAAATGGATAAAAGACTATTCGACCATTTGAAAAAGAAAACTGAATTAAGTCATAGCAATTCTGTTAGTATGAGTCATTCCCAAATAGCGAATGAATTAGGGACTGTTCGTGAAGTTGTTACTAGAGTTTTAAAAAAGCTTGAAACAGAGGGAAAAGTTGAACAAAAATCAGGAAAAATAAG from Lentimicrobium sp. L6 includes:
- a CDS encoding Crp/Fnr family transcriptional regulator — its product is MEFDRRILSFLKPDLVEQILQESSIKQFPKGTEILREQQYVKVLPIVVSGLIKVYSRFDEKELLLYYIESAQSCVMSFYAALKNTPSKVFATTEEDSTVLLLPVHLLPTWLKEHQDFNELFYNQFNLRYSELLDTIGSLLLDKMDKRLFDHLKKKTELSHSNSVSMSHSQIANELGTVREVVTRVLKKLETEGKVEQKSGKIRII